A region of the Culex quinquefasciatus strain JHB chromosome 1, VPISU_Cqui_1.0_pri_paternal, whole genome shotgun sequence genome:
CGCTAGGCCGTTCGTAAAAAGCTACTGGGTCGGTGGACGGTCATGAGCAACTCCCAAGAAAAAAGCGGAGCACTAGCAATGGAGAGTTTCATCGGAACGAGATGGCGACGGTAAGACACGGGAATGCAAACTAATGTGAGAAATGGCTTCAGGAAAGATCGAAAATCCGATAGCCAATGTTCCACGATGGAGTTTCTATCATTATCCAACCGAAGATTGGATCCGAAGACTGCCGATCGAAGGAAAAATGAAGTTacagaataaataaaatctatttgcaAACATTGTTGGGTTACATTTATTTCAGTTGTGACGAATATTACTATTATCACGTCTTATGTTGTATGAAGTGTCTCTTCCGCGAATGGCCATTTACCAAGCCGCTCCCTTTCCTGGAGTTGACACTCCCGACACAGGTACCAATGAGCTCGTTCCTACAGCAGACTTCTCACCGCCGCCGAACGCTCTCCGCCACTTTATCGCTGCAAGTTGCATCACGTCGGAGCTGCTTCGTACCGTGTAAATTAACGAGATTTGTAAAAATGACCgggattttcttttatttgaagcagAAATCGatataaaaaacataatttgaagcAAAGGGccaaattgatttcaattttgtttataaacaacaTCTTGTTTGTCCCTTGAGCTAACaagatttcaaaacaaaacatctcCAGTTTTCACATTGGTCCTTTATAGTAAAGGGGCCATGTGGATGTTGAAAACAAACCCAATATAAATTACTTTGGCCCTTAGTAAAATTAggatttattaataaaaaaatcaactttttgaacttttctcGATATATAGCGATAGTTGAAGACTTAGTGCAtcatttgcatgaaaaatctcgtttgttttgattttcgacTTAggtccttttacattgttttgcttgatttataattttacaatattttatattttattactgtaaataacataaatatttaaaaaacaaaaacaaaacatcgaTCCGTGCTGAATTACCGTGCACTAAAACGCTGAAacgtcaatattttaaaaaccaaaacaaacaaaaatctcaaGCTGGCAAATTTTGCACCGCAGCAGGTTCCAAACTGGCCCGAATCGATTCAAAAACATAGTTCAGCACTAAACCGGTCCTTCGACCCATCGTACCAAACGGATAGACCAGAAGGCAGTGAAGTCCGTACTAGAAGAGAGCAAGTCGAGTTTAAGTTCCTTCGGAGtcttcaaaacaaaataacaatgaCCCATTGCTGCGCGGTTCCCGGCTGCGACGCGTCTGACCGTGATTTTGGCACCGTACTGTTTAACGTCCCGAACGATGGCACCTTGCGGCGCCGCTGGACGAAGGCACTCGGCAGGCCCAGCTTGCCAGAGTCGAGCCTGGTGTGCTGGAGTCACTTTGGCGCCAATTCGTTTCTTCAAGACGGGACGCTCTTCCAGCTGGAACCGGGCGTCGTTCCGACGCTGTTTCTTGGAGCGGACAAAAAGGGTTCGCCTGATTGTTTTTGTCGCTTTTGCGCCGAAAGAGTCGACGATGGGAATGATTTGGCGGAGGTTTTACAGTCTGAAGATTCGAGGacgttttttaaattcttactgCCAGGAAATTTTGAAGGTAGTCCTTGCAAAATCGTCTGCGACGATTGCCTCTGGCAAGCGAAGCTTGCACTACGATTCATACGTAACGTTGAGAAGGCCACTCAAGAAATGAACAGGATAGCTCAAGCACAATCGTTTACTGACGTAGAAATGTTGCCGAAATCCGAGCTCAAAACGGAGATGATGGACGAGTTTGGCGAGATACCGATTGGTTCGGTGGAGCCGGAAGTGAAGATGGAAGTGTCCAGCTTGGCCGGGTTCAGCGATCGTGACGACGATGGGGACTCAGATTACGAGGATAACATTCCACTGGCCAGGAGGATCGGTTCAGAGGACAAGACGAAACCGGTAGGACCACTCAGCTGTGCCCACTGTGACTTTACGTGCAGCAAGCCCAAACAGCTGGCTGGTCACAGAAAGAAGCACAAGAATCGGGAGCGAATACCCGAAGATATTAGTCAACCTTTGGAAGATGAAGATAAAGAAATCGAATCGGAAAAGACTTCCGACGGTGTCCTTCAATGTTCGGAATGTTCGTACACCTGCGAAAGACTGGTTCAACTGGCAAGCCACAAGAAGAAACACACCGGAAGGAAGACCAAAACTGACCAACCGGACCCGAAAGACTTCTACGAGTGTGAGTTCTGCGACTTTACCTGCAAACAGCGTCGACAGATGGCAGGACACCGGGCGTCGCACTCGAACATGATCAAAAAGTCCAAACCATCGGGCAAAGAGCGCGATCACATGTGCTCGATCTGCGGCAAGATCCTGTCGACCCGAGGATCGTTCTTCGTGCACATGAAGTACCACAACGATCAACGGGACTATTCCTGCAAAATGTGTGATAAAAAGTTCTACTCCAAACGAGACGTTGCCATGCACGTGGAGTCCTTCCACGAGAAAAAGGTATTTGAATGCGAAATCTGCGGCGTAAAGTGCACCTGGAAGAACGCACTGTACAAGCACATGAGGAAGCACGACGAGACTTCGTTCAAGCACGAGTGTTCGTACTGCGGGAAGAAGTTTATCGCGGCCAACGAGCTGCGGGTTCACATCTGGCGCCACACCGGCCAGCAGCTGAACTGTGAGATCTGCGGCGCCGGGTACAGGTGAGAGATTCCCCTAAAACTATTTAGAGCAAGAAACTAAAACCAGTTTGCTTTTCAGGTTCAACTTTCTGCTCACGCAACACAAGATCCGCGAGCATGGCGCTCAGATCGAAGGCGTGAAGCTGTACAAGCGGTTCCAGAAAGGTAAGGGAAAAGGGACGGTCAAGCGAAAAGATCAAAACCCAGTTACTGAGGAGCAACAGCAGCAACTGTCGTCACCGGACGCGTCAAGCTATCCACCGCCACACCATCCAATGACCTTTCAAGAGACCGTCTCCCAGTCTCCGGATCATGGCGGGCCATTCCAACAAGTTAGCAACTACTAACTAATAAATGCCATCGAATACTCGATCGAAGCGGTGGAGTAATTTAAGCCGAACGCCCGCCTGAAACACTTTCAGACAACACTGTAGATTATGTAACATTCCCCTGGATTTCGAAGGCAAACAAAGTCTTCGTCCACTCAACTTAACGTTTATTCTACCCAACAACGTCAAACACGACCTCTTCCTCGGTGCCGGCGGTCGGCACCTGGGTCGCGTCCACCTGCGTCATTCCGATGTCGTGCTCTTTGGCCAGATGTTGTCGCAGTTTCGGCATGCTCAGGAAGGTCTTGTCGCAGCTGAAACAGCCGTGGACCATCTCTTCGTGGGTTCGCCGGTGCCGGTCGAAGGCGCTCTTGCGCGTGAAGGTCGCCCCGCAAACCGCGCACACGTGATGTTCCGGAAAGTGGGACCGCAGATGTTCGCCGATCGAGCGCATGTTGGCCTTGTTGCAGATCTTGCAGGTGAAGCGTTTAACGCCCAGCTCATCAACCGAAGTTTCGTAGTGCACCTTCCAGTCTTGCTTGGGTTTGCAGGTTCTTCCGTCGTAGTGTTTTTGGTGCATTCGCAGAAAGGCGGCCGTCGTGAAACGTCTCCCGCAGGATTCGCACTCGTAGTCCCGCCGACCTTCGTGGATCGTGCGAATGTGTAGCTCGTAGGCGTCGAGAGTTTTGATGGTCTTGTTGCAAAATCCACAGGTATAGCCCTCCGACTTGACGTGGATTCGGGTGATGTGACGGTTCAGCTTTGACTTGGACTCAAAACTTTTGCCACAATACTCGCAGTTATACGCACTCGTATGTTTGCGTAAATGATTTTTCAGAGCTAAAGCCGAATTGCAAACCTTTTGGCAGACGGAACAAGTCGAAGGACAAGGAGCGTTTTCACCTAGATGGAAGGCCTGCACGTGGTAGTCCCGGGCTCGATCATTTGCGTATCGTCTATCACAATACGAGCACTTGACCG
Encoded here:
- the LOC6039911 gene encoding zinc finger protein 761; amino-acid sequence: MTHCCAVPGCDASDRDFGTVLFNVPNDGTLRRRWTKALGRPSLPESSLVCWSHFGANSFLQDGTLFQLEPGVVPTLFLGADKKGSPDCFCRFCAERVDDGNDLAEVLQSEDSRTFFKFLLPGNFEGSPCKIVCDDCLWQAKLALRFIRNVEKATQEMNRIAQAQSFTDVEMLPKSELKTEMMDEFGEIPIGSVEPEVKMEVSSLAGFSDRDDDGDSDYEDNIPLARRIGSEDKTKPVGPLSCAHCDFTCSKPKQLAGHRKKHKNRERIPEDISQPLEDEDKEIESEKTSDGVLQCSECSYTCERLVQLASHKKKHTGRKTKTDQPDPKDFYECEFCDFTCKQRRQMAGHRASHSNMIKKSKPSGKERDHMCSICGKILSTRGSFFVHMKYHNDQRDYSCKMCDKKFYSKRDVAMHVESFHEKKVFECEICGVKCTWKNALYKHMRKHDETSFKHECSYCGKKFIAANELRVHIWRHTGQQLNCEICGAGYRFNFLLTQHKIREHGAQIEGVKLYKRFQKGKGKGTVKRKDQNPVTEEQQQQLSSPDASSYPPPHHPMTFQETVSQSPDHGGPFQQVSNY